In Clostridium sp. JN-1, one genomic interval encodes:
- a CDS encoding aspartate aminotransferase family protein, with the protein MNVKHCENIVAQDAEVIGAACRVPYYPMVVKRGRGAIIEDADGNQYIDMLSSAGAANVGHSHPKVVNAIIEQAKEIIHYTPVYTYHEPLVKLAKELTEITPGNFKKKVIFGLTGSDSNDGMIKLVRAYTGRSKIISFIGAYHGSTYGSISLSAISLNMRRKIGPLVPDIYHINYPHCYRCKFNKKKESCNLECLQDLEDKFKSYLPPEEVAAVIMEPIQGDAGIIVPPQEYVKKLYELCKKNGILFAVDEVQQGFGRTGKWFSIENFGVEPDIIVMGKSIASGMPMSAIVARAEIMDALGPIAHAFTTMANPICCKAALATINIIKEENLLENSKNLGKYAKERFNKMKDKYPLIGDVRGIGLNIGVDLVKDRNTKERAQEAAAKICYRCWEKGVLLTFFANNVLRVQPPLVITKEQLDKALDVIESSIVDYLRGDIPDEVLTAAKGW; encoded by the coding sequence ATGAATGTAAAACACTGTGAAAATATTGTTGCTCAAGATGCTGAGGTTATTGGAGCTGCTTGCAGGGTACCTTACTATCCAATGGTTGTGAAACGCGGACGAGGAGCTATAATTGAAGATGCTGATGGAAATCAATATATAGACATGTTATCTAGTGCAGGAGCAGCTAATGTTGGTCATTCACATCCTAAAGTTGTAAACGCAATCATAGAACAAGCAAAAGAAATCATTCACTACACACCAGTTTACACATATCATGAACCTTTAGTTAAATTAGCTAAGGAGCTAACAGAAATAACACCGGGAAACTTCAAAAAGAAAGTTATATTTGGTCTTACAGGATCTGATTCTAATGATGGAATGATTAAATTAGTTAGAGCTTATACAGGGAGAAGCAAAATAATTTCCTTTATTGGTGCTTATCATGGATCCACATATGGTTCTATTTCACTTTCTGCTATAAGTTTAAATATGCGCCGAAAAATTGGACCTTTAGTTCCAGATATATATCACATAAATTATCCTCACTGCTATCGCTGTAAGTTCAATAAGAAGAAAGAAAGTTGTAATTTAGAATGTCTACAAGATTTAGAAGATAAATTTAAGAGTTATTTACCACCAGAAGAAGTAGCTGCAGTAATAATGGAACCTATACAAGGTGATGCAGGGATTATTGTACCTCCACAAGAGTATGTTAAAAAGCTGTATGAGTTATGCAAGAAAAATGGAATTTTATTTGCTGTTGACGAGGTACAGCAGGGCTTTGGAAGAACTGGTAAATGGTTTAGCATAGAAAACTTCGGAGTTGAACCAGACATAATAGTTATGGGAAAATCAATAGCCTCCGGCATGCCAATGAGTGCAATTGTGGCAAGGGCAGAGATTATGGATGCATTAGGTCCCATTGCACATGCTTTTACAACTATGGCCAATCCTATATGCTGCAAGGCAGCACTTGCTACAATTAATATAATAAAAGAAGAAAACCTTTTAGAAAACTCCAAAAATTTAGGTAAGTATGCCAAAGAACGTTTTAATAAGATGAAAGATAAATATCCACTAATAGGAGATGTTAGAGGCATAGGACTTAATATAGGTGTTGATTTAGTTAAAGATAGAAATACAAAAGAGAGAGCACAAGAAGCTGCAGCAAAAATTTGTTATAGATGCTGGGAAAAGGGAGTGCTGCTTACCTTTTTTGCAAACAATGTATTACGTGTTCAGCCGCCGCTTGTTATAACTAAAGAGCAGCTTGATAAAGCACTTGATGTTATTGAATCTTCAATAGTGGATTATTTAAGAGGCGACATTCCAGATGAAGTTCTTACTGCAGCCAAGGGCTGGTAG
- a CDS encoding helix-turn-helix domain-containing protein, with protein sequence MLGPKIREIRQEKGLTLNELADKTKLTASYLSQIERNIIDPSISSLRKISVELGVPIYTFLTDEKKQNVLIHAEKRKKLELPNSSIIYEFVTPMASDKEVNSKMEIIYFQLDPCSWSNDELMIHPADECIFIIEGTVELYLAEDKYTLNKGDSIYIQENIPHRFYNPTSEKVIGISSICPPIY encoded by the coding sequence TTGCTAGGACCTAAAATTAGAGAAATAAGACAGGAAAAAGGGTTAACATTAAACGAACTAGCTGATAAGACAAAATTAACAGCTAGTTATCTTTCTCAAATTGAGAGAAATATTATTGATCCTTCTATATCGTCATTAAGAAAAATTTCAGTTGAGCTGGGAGTACCTATCTATACATTTTTAACTGATGAAAAAAAGCAGAATGTGCTTATTCATGCAGAAAAGCGAAAAAAGCTTGAGCTTCCTAACTCCAGTATTATATACGAATTTGTTACTCCTATGGCTTCAGATAAAGAAGTGAATTCTAAAATGGAAATTATATATTTTCAATTGGATCCTTGCAGTTGGAGTAACGATGAGTTAATGATACATCCAGCAGATGAATGCATATTTATAATTGAAGGTACCGTTGAATTATATCTAGCAGAAGATAAGTATACTTTAAATAAAGGAGATAGTATTTACATACAAGAAAATATACCTCATAGATTTTATAATCCAACTTCCGAAAAGGTCATAGGTATAAGTAGTATATGTCCGCCAATATATTAA
- a CDS encoding PadR family transcriptional regulator produces MSITSDIIRGHTETIILAHLVKKDSYGYEINKFIKKKTNNKYELKEATLYSAFRRLEKASLITSYWGDQKTGARRRYYSITEEGKKVLEQNRLDWNESKELIDKLINGGI; encoded by the coding sequence GTGTCTATAACTTCAGATATTATAAGAGGTCATACTGAAACTATAATTTTAGCACACCTGGTTAAAAAGGATAGTTATGGGTATGAAATAAATAAGTTTATAAAGAAAAAGACAAATAATAAATATGAACTTAAAGAAGCAACTCTTTATTCAGCATTTAGAAGATTGGAAAAAGCGTCTCTTATAACTTCCTATTGGGGAGATCAAAAGACAGGAGCAAGAAGAAGATACTATTCTATAACTGAAGAAGGAAAAAAAGTATTAGAGCAAAATAGATTAGATTGGAATGAATCAAAAGAATTGATTGATAAATTAATTAATGGAGGTATTTAA
- a CDS encoding permease prefix domain 1-containing protein encodes MHEKLRKSVEELFENTPQTYRANELKEELLANLIDKYDDLVSSGKDEEEAFKMAISSIGDVDELIDGLKDKNAFNYNEEYCKKSALILSISIGLYIMSVVVLILLNEVFMVNDVVSVSIMITMDAIATCLIVYNHASKPKYVKGDDTLVEEFKEWKYSNDNQREIMRSIKSIMWLIIVALYFVLNFVFGAWAYSWIIFIIGAAVNRIITLSFKLREQRDE; translated from the coding sequence ATGCATGAAAAATTGAGAAAGAGTGTTGAGGAATTGTTTGAAAATACACCTCAAACTTATAGGGCAAATGAGCTTAAGGAGGAGCTTTTAGCCAATCTAATAGATAAATATGATGACTTAGTGTCATCTGGAAAAGATGAAGAGGAAGCTTTTAAAATGGCAATTTCAAGTATTGGAGATGTAGATGAGCTTATAGATGGTTTAAAAGATAAAAATGCATTTAACTATAATGAAGAGTATTGTAAAAAAAGTGCACTTATTTTATCTATATCAATAGGCTTATATATTATGAGTGTAGTAGTTTTAATACTGTTAAATGAGGTTTTTATGGTAAATGATGTTGTGTCAGTGAGTATTATGATTACCATGGATGCTATTGCTACATGCCTTATAGTTTATAACCACGCTTCAAAACCAAAGTATGTGAAAGGTGATGATACTTTAGTGGAAGAATTTAAGGAGTGGAAATATTCAAATGATAATCAAAGGGAAATTATGAGGTCAATAAAATCTATAATGTGGCTTATCATAGTTGCTTTGTATTTTGTTTTAAACTTTGTATTTGGAGCTTGGGCATATTCATGGATTATATTTATAATAGGTGCTGCAGTTAATAGAATTATAACTTTAAGTTTTAAATTGAGGGAGCAGCGAGATGAATAG
- a CDS encoding DUF4097 domain-containing protein produces MNRRLIKILIIIWSVIAFIAAAFLVYGISHAGSFGMFEFGHIDDSYIVQKSQSIQVSNCNKIGLNFPRGNVIIQTTNEPSLKVVQSSSRKLKDKDKFTIKKQGDNIQIETGAKNRAFTFSIFDFDEDTSNEKIEIYIPKDYAKDLDVNTSSGNILFSSDMKLNDINCSQGSGDFKIQNSITANNAAIKTNSGDIYIASLDSKYYNIEAASGDILVKYILGSGNAKAVSGNIKMNYKSIGEYAKASSTSGDVKLILPQNLSFKFEGECTSGDIKGDFPLNYENDRKSKASAQVGNDPYKTIDVSTVSGDIDISSK; encoded by the coding sequence ATGAATAGACGATTAATAAAAATATTGATTATAATATGGTCAGTTATTGCTTTTATAGCTGCAGCATTTTTAGTATATGGTATTTCACATGCAGGAAGTTTTGGAATGTTTGAATTTGGACACATTGATGATTCATATATAGTACAAAAAAGTCAGAGCATACAAGTAAGTAATTGCAATAAAATAGGCTTGAATTTTCCTAGGGGTAATGTAATTATACAGACAACAAATGAACCAAGTTTAAAAGTGGTACAAAGTTCATCTAGAAAATTGAAAGATAAAGACAAGTTTACAATCAAAAAACAAGGAGATAATATTCAAATTGAAACAGGTGCAAAAAATAGGGCATTTACCTTTAGTATATTTGATTTTGATGAGGATACTTCTAATGAAAAAATAGAAATTTATATACCTAAAGATTATGCGAAAGACCTGGATGTAAATACATCTTCAGGAAATATCTTATTCAGTTCAGATATGAAGTTAAATGATATAAATTGCAGTCAGGGTTCCGGTGATTTTAAAATTCAAAATAGTATTACTGCAAATAATGCTGCTATAAAAACAAATTCGGGAGATATATACATAGCCAGTCTGGATTCTAAATATTACAATATAGAAGCTGCATCAGGGGATATATTGGTAAAGTATATTTTAGGTTCAGGAAATGCGAAAGCTGTATCAGGGAATATAAAAATGAATTACAAGTCCATTGGTGAGTATGCAAAGGCAAGTTCTACTTCTGGAGATGTAAAATTGATACTTCCTCAGAATTTGAGTTTTAAATTTGAAGGAGAGTGTACTTCTGGAGATATAAAAGGGGATTTCCCATTAAATTATGAAAATGATAGAAAAAGCAAAGCGTCTGCGCAGGTAGGAAATGACCCGTATAAGACAATAGATGTAAGTACAGTATCAGGTGATATAGACATTTCAAGCAAGTGA
- a CDS encoding metalloregulator ArsR/SmtB family transcription factor: protein MSDNFNNFEKYNEIANLFKILAHPVRICIVTGLLKSGSCNVSHMQNCLGIPQSTLSQHLQKLRTAGIIEGTRNGLEINYKVCNETVIKLINTIFD, encoded by the coding sequence ATGAGTGATAATTTTAATAACTTTGAAAAATATAATGAAATAGCTAATTTATTTAAAATACTTGCACATCCAGTTAGGATATGTATAGTTACAGGGCTTCTAAAATCAGGGTCATGCAATGTTAGTCATATGCAAAATTGCCTTGGGATTCCTCAATCTACATTGTCTCAACATCTTCAAAAACTCAGAACGGCAGGGATAATAGAAGGCACGAGAAATGGTCTTGAAATCAATTACAAAGTTTGCAATGAAACAGTAATTAAATTAATTAATACTATATTTGATTAG
- a CDS encoding amino acid permease, giving the protein MNIFKKKSLHELMKSVEKTGLKKNLKAKDIAALGIGAVVGVGIFVATGEGAHAAGPGIIISFVLCGIIACLCGLCYCELATMFPVAGSTYSYAYIAFGEFVAMIIGWCLTSEYLVATSAVASGWSGTFRGILQSAGITLPKAIAASPSNGGIIDLPAVAIILILTALLCYGMHESARVNNIIVGVKVFIILLFIFLGVSHIRVSNYTPFAPFGWKGIFTGASTVFFSYIGFDAISTAAEEAENPKKDVSRGIIICLTVVSILYIAVAVVLTGIVPYNEIISDNAVPASLARIGINWGSALVGVGAILGMISTMIAVLYGQIRIFMVMSRDGLIPKAFSKIHKTHKTPYIATIITGIIASVIAGFLPLDIIVQFLSIGTLLSFMVVSAGVIYLRKAMPNFERKFKCPGVPFTPIITILCCLTLLKSMHIVTWIGFLIWLAIGLLIYFTYGIRHSVVQNDYREEEKSA; this is encoded by the coding sequence ATGAATATTTTTAAGAAAAAGTCATTACATGAATTAATGAAAAGCGTAGAAAAAACTGGCTTAAAGAAAAATCTTAAAGCAAAAGACATAGCAGCGCTTGGCATTGGGGCAGTTGTTGGCGTTGGAATTTTTGTAGCTACGGGAGAAGGAGCTCATGCTGCTGGTCCAGGAATTATAATTTCATTTGTTTTATGTGGTATAATAGCATGTCTTTGCGGATTATGTTACTGTGAGCTTGCAACCATGTTTCCAGTAGCTGGTAGTACATATTCATATGCTTATATAGCATTTGGAGAATTTGTTGCAATGATTATCGGATGGTGTTTAACTTCTGAATATTTAGTTGCAACTAGTGCAGTTGCATCGGGATGGTCTGGAACATTTAGAGGTATTTTGCAATCTGCTGGAATTACGCTTCCAAAGGCAATTGCTGCATCACCAAGTAATGGTGGAATAATAGATTTGCCTGCTGTTGCGATAATATTAATTTTAACAGCTCTTTTGTGTTATGGAATGCATGAAAGTGCAAGAGTAAATAATATTATAGTTGGTGTTAAGGTATTTATAATTTTGCTATTTATATTTCTTGGAGTATCACATATAAGGGTATCGAATTATACACCTTTTGCTCCTTTTGGATGGAAAGGCATATTTACTGGTGCAAGTACAGTATTTTTCTCGTATATAGGTTTTGATGCAATTTCAACAGCAGCCGAAGAAGCTGAAAATCCTAAAAAGGATGTATCAAGAGGTATTATAATATGTTTAACTGTAGTTAGTATTTTATATATCGCAGTTGCTGTTGTACTTACAGGAATAGTTCCATATAATGAAATAATTTCAGATAATGCAGTACCTGCTTCTTTAGCAAGAATAGGTATTAACTGGGGATCAGCTTTAGTCGGTGTTGGTGCAATTCTTGGTATGATTTCTACTATGATTGCTGTTTTGTATGGACAAATTAGGATATTCATGGTTATGTCAAGAGATGGTTTGATTCCAAAGGCATTTTCAAAGATTCATAAGACTCATAAGACTCCGTATATAGCTACGATAATAACTGGTATTATTGCTTCAGTTATAGCAGGATTTCTACCACTAGATATAATAGTACAATTTTTGAGTATAGGTACATTATTGAGTTTTATGGTTGTATCTGCTGGAGTTATATATTTAAGAAAAGCTATGCCTAATTTTGAAAGAAAATTTAAATGTCCTGGGGTTCCATTTACACCTATAATAACAATATTATGCTGTTTGACTCTTCTGAAATCAATGCATATTGTAACTTGGATTGGATTCCTTATTTGGCTTGCTATAGGATTATTAATTTACTTCACTTATGGTATAAGACACAGTGTTGTTCAAAATGATTATAGAGAAGAAGAAAAAAGTGCTTAA
- a CDS encoding DUF134 domain-containing protein, with product MPRPTKFRKVEFFPKYNYFIPFGERKCKIKEIVLKVEELEAMRLKDIEELNQEECAEKMQVSRQTFQNIIDSARKKVTLALTQGNAIRISGGNYTTNFCKFKCMDCGTIYDIKYEQDRVTCPKCHSQNVVCSKKAKFCGKWCKGNKCNSI from the coding sequence ATGCCAAGACCGACAAAGTTTAGAAAAGTTGAGTTTTTTCCAAAATATAATTATTTTATTCCTTTTGGAGAAAGAAAGTGCAAAATTAAAGAGATAGTTTTAAAAGTTGAAGAACTTGAAGCTATGAGACTTAAAGACATTGAAGAATTGAATCAAGAAGAGTGTGCAGAAAAAATGCAGGTATCCAGACAAACATTCCAAAATATAATAGATAGTGCAAGAAAAAAGGTTACATTAGCTTTAACACAAGGTAACGCTATTAGAATTAGCGGCGGAAACTATACAACAAACTTTTGCAAATTTAAATGTATGGACTGTGGTACAATTTATGATATAAAGTATGAGCAAGATAGAGTAACTTGTCCTAAGTGTCATTCACAGAATGTCGTATGTAGTAAAAAAGCCAAGTTTTGTGGAAAGTGGTGTAAGGGCAATAAGTGTAATAGCATATAA
- a CDS encoding PadR family transcriptional regulator, with protein MANTSQLLKGILEGCILKIISEKETYGYELYSSLSNYGFTDLSEGTLYPLLIRLEKNKLLSSVTRDSPLGPKRKYYSLTKLGESELIDFCKAWDDISKSVNKILDGDSNE; from the coding sequence ATGGCTAATACATCTCAATTATTAAAAGGTATACTTGAAGGATGTATCCTAAAAATAATATCAGAGAAAGAAACATATGGATATGAACTCTATAGTTCATTGAGTAATTATGGATTTACGGACTTGTCTGAAGGAACACTTTATCCTCTTCTTATAAGATTAGAAAAGAATAAACTATTATCTTCAGTAACACGTGATTCTCCACTTGGTCCAAAGCGAAAATATTATTCTTTGACTAAACTTGGCGAATCCGAACTTATAGACTTTTGCAAAGCCTGGGATGACATATCAAAATCAGTTAATAAAATTTTGGATGGTGATTCAAATGAATAA
- a CDS encoding histidine phosphatase family protein, with amino-acid sequence MNTELLLIRHGETEWNIKGKFQGCHDINLSNQGIRQAQFLKEKLNYKFDFIYTSPLIRAIKTAKIICKDNNNNLKPIVENDLREINFGKWEGLTIDEIKNNYPIQYQSWATDKITAPLVGGDLSLRKASIRARDAIIKIAKLHKGKRIVIVSHGGILKAGLIGIFNWDMSMYHKIRLGNTSISKIVFNDDFKPLIMLLNDTSHLPQNCAVRSYI; translated from the coding sequence ATGAATACTGAATTATTGTTAATAAGACATGGTGAAACAGAATGGAACATCAAAGGTAAATTTCAAGGATGTCATGACATAAACCTTTCAAATCAAGGAATTAGACAAGCACAGTTTTTAAAAGAGAAATTAAACTACAAATTTGACTTTATCTATACAAGCCCTTTAATTAGAGCTATAAAAACTGCAAAAATAATTTGTAAAGATAATAACAATAACTTAAAACCTATAGTTGAAAATGATCTAAGAGAAATTAATTTTGGCAAATGGGAAGGACTTACTATAGATGAAATAAAAAATAATTATCCTATTCAATATCAAAGCTGGGCTACTGATAAAATAACAGCCCCACTTGTAGGTGGCGATTTAAGCTTAAGGAAAGCTAGTATACGTGCTAGAGATGCCATTATAAAGATTGCAAAATTACATAAAGGAAAAAGAATTGTAATTGTATCACATGGGGGAATTTTAAAAGCAGGGTTAATTGGAATATTCAACTGGGACATGTCTATGTACCATAAAATTCGTCTTGGTAATACTTCTATTTCAAAAATAGTCTTTAATGACGACTTTAAACCTTTAATAATGCTGTTAAATGATACAAGCCATCTTCCTCAAAATTGTGCCGTTAGATCTTATATATGA
- a CDS encoding LTA synthase family protein: MKNIKSYVSFERFRNFILNNLDIILFIGIMSVKIIAYGAQIQKQYFSAKELYPPVLTSILVICGIGLMLKKRKRVTFLYISDIILTILIFIDLIYFQYFRDITSISIIENGLLLGPVKSSIGSLLKWQYFLCFIDIILLPHIVFKVMPQKQNTLRARIISSIIVLAVGCFGSANYIYKLSVEQPNLITTMYNRIYIAEKLGNLDFHVLDAYNFVYRTIQKNTVISPQKEDEIKNYFQSNTPNGTRILTGEAKGKNLIVIQVEALQQFVINKTINGEEITPNLNVWLKKSAYFDNYFYQVSAGNTSDAELITNNSLYPASQGAAAYLYCGNEFNSLPKALDKKGYTSIALHGYRGDFWNRNAMNKAEGYDTFYSESDFNIDEVVGMGISDKSFLNQSFNIISKQKQPFFSFLITLSSHFPFDDVKHYGNFDVGEYKDTLLGDYIKSIHYTDEQLGMFLKKLDDSGMTKNSIIVIYGDHYAIPKNQDKLLYKFLNIKNGSDLSWMELQKVPLIIHFPDDKNSGVYHNYSGQVDLYPTLANLYNLPSNYLLGSDIFNTKNELVIFRNGSFTDGNVFYLSQLNKYYDISTGKEIKETSKLKEKKVSAQKELEYSDDVLNHNLLKKFNEEAK; the protein is encoded by the coding sequence ATGAAAAATATTAAAAGCTATGTATCTTTTGAACGTTTTAGAAATTTTATATTAAACAATTTAGACATAATATTATTTATAGGAATTATGTCCGTAAAAATTATTGCATATGGTGCTCAAATTCAAAAGCAGTATTTTTCGGCTAAAGAATTGTATCCACCAGTTTTAACCTCTATTTTAGTTATCTGTGGAATTGGACTCATGCTAAAAAAGAGAAAAAGGGTTACTTTTCTATACATATCAGATATAATTTTAACTATTTTAATATTTATAGACTTAATTTATTTTCAATACTTTAGGGATATAACATCTATTTCAATAATTGAAAATGGATTGCTGCTTGGACCTGTAAAATCTAGTATAGGCAGTCTCTTAAAATGGCAGTACTTTTTATGCTTTATAGATATAATTTTACTTCCACATATAGTATTTAAAGTAATGCCTCAAAAACAAAATACTTTAAGAGCAAGAATTATATCATCTATAATTGTGCTTGCTGTAGGCTGCTTTGGCAGTGCAAATTATATATACAAACTTTCAGTAGAACAACCTAACCTTATAACTACGATGTATAATAGGATATATATTGCAGAAAAGTTAGGAAATTTGGACTTTCATGTACTTGATGCATATAATTTTGTATACAGGACAATTCAAAAAAATACAGTAATATCTCCTCAAAAAGAAGATGAAATTAAAAATTATTTTCAAAGTAATACTCCAAATGGAACACGTATTTTAACAGGTGAGGCAAAAGGAAAAAATCTTATAGTGATACAGGTAGAAGCATTACAGCAATTTGTCATAAATAAGACAATTAATGGCGAAGAAATTACGCCTAATTTAAATGTATGGCTCAAGAAAAGTGCATATTTTGACAATTACTTTTATCAAGTTTCAGCAGGAAATACTTCAGATGCAGAACTTATTACTAATAATTCATTGTATCCAGCAAGCCAAGGTGCAGCTGCATATCTCTATTGTGGAAATGAATTTAATTCTCTTCCAAAGGCACTTGATAAAAAAGGATATACAAGCATTGCACTGCATGGATATAGGGGAGATTTTTGGAATAGGAACGCAATGAATAAGGCAGAAGGATATGATACATTTTATTCTGAAAGTGACTTTAACATTGATGAAGTTGTTGGAATGGGTATTAGTGATAAATCATTTTTAAATCAGTCTTTTAATATTATAAGTAAACAGAAACAGCCGTTTTTTAGTTTCCTTATAACTTTAAGCAGTCACTTCCCATTTGATGATGTTAAGCATTATGGCAATTTTGATGTAGGCGAGTATAAAGATACACTGCTAGGAGACTATATTAAGTCAATACATTATACTGATGAGCAGCTTGGTATGTTTTTAAAGAAACTGGATGATTCGGGTATGACTAAAAATTCTATTATAGTTATATATGGAGATCATTATGCCATACCAAAAAACCAAGACAAATTATTATACAAGTTTTTGAATATAAAAAATGGAAGTGATTTAAGTTGGATGGAGCTGCAAAAAGTGCCTTTAATAATTCACTTCCCAGATGATAAGAATAGTGGAGTATATCATAATTACTCAGGTCAAGTGGATTTGTATCCAACTCTTGCAAATTTGTATAACTTGCCATCTAATTATTTACTTGGAAGTGATATTTTTAATACTAAGAATGAGTTGGTTATCTTTAGAAATGGATCTTTTACAGATGGAAATGTATTTTATTTATCTCAATTAAACAAGTACTATGATATAAGTACTGGAAAAGAAATTAAAGAAACTAGTAAACTTAAAGAAAAGAAGGTAAGTGCACAGAAAGAATTAGAGTATTCAGATGATGTTTTAAATCATAATTTGTTAAAAAAGTTTAATGAAGAGGCAAAATAA
- a CDS encoding sensor histidine kinase gives MEFVERAALLIIGIFIITRIKNFRSIFQKQNHEKKDLIIIAIIFSFFAVLGTYTGAKVEGSLVNVRIVTIISGGILFGPFVGVAAGVVSGIHRYLIDVNGVTSFPCLISSITAGIVSGYINEHFGKKYRWMAGIIAGMLCEVITMLLILLFARPHSLGIDIVSKIAFPMIVGEVNVGFIVLLVQNVEDEKEMIAAKQSKLALDIANKTLPYFRNINSKSLKKICTIIKEDIKADAVGITDNKYILAYVGVGQEYYNIGNEIINDTTKEAISSGKIIIKETNIDNKSPKLKSAIIIPLKDKDEVIGALKIYYIKNNKITYSVRALAIGLSQIISTLMEVSKVEEIKEMANKAEIKALQTKINPHFLFNALNAIASSIRINPDKARELIINLSGYLRFNIELNDEFINIKRELKQVMDYVEIEKARFGDKINIIYDIDEVDVKMPSLIIQPLVENAIIHGVLKEKGKGTVKISVKDEGEKVKISIADTGVGISQDIIDRVYSDNMPNNKIGLYNVHSRLKLIYGQGLNIKRLEKGTKIEFFIKR, from the coding sequence ATGGAATTTGTGGAAAGGGCAGCCTTACTTATTATAGGTATATTTATTATAACTAGAATAAAAAATTTCAGAAGTATATTCCAAAAGCAAAACCATGAAAAAAAGGATCTTATAATTATTGCAATAATATTTAGCTTTTTTGCGGTATTAGGAACATATACAGGGGCAAAAGTAGAGGGCTCTCTTGTAAATGTAAGAATAGTTACAATAATATCAGGGGGAATACTATTTGGACCCTTTGTTGGAGTTGCCGCAGGAGTAGTATCTGGAATACATAGATATTTGATAGATGTAAATGGAGTAACTTCCTTTCCATGCCTTATAAGTAGTATAACAGCAGGAATTGTGTCCGGGTATATAAATGAACATTTTGGCAAAAAATATAGATGGATGGCAGGTATAATAGCAGGGATGTTGTGTGAAGTAATAACAATGCTTCTCATACTTTTATTTGCAAGGCCGCATTCTTTAGGAATTGATATAGTGTCTAAAATAGCATTTCCAATGATAGTAGGTGAGGTCAATGTGGGATTTATTGTGCTCTTGGTACAAAATGTAGAAGATGAAAAGGAAATGATAGCAGCTAAGCAGTCGAAACTTGCTCTAGATATTGCAAATAAAACCTTGCCTTATTTTAGAAACATAAATAGTAAATCTTTAAAAAAAATATGTACTATTATAAAAGAAGATATAAAAGCTGATGCAGTAGGAATTACTGATAATAAGTATATACTAGCTTATGTTGGAGTTGGACAGGAATATTACAATATAGGAAATGAAATAATAAATGACACTACTAAAGAAGCTATAAGTAGTGGTAAAATTATAATAAAGGAAACAAATATAGATAATAAAAGTCCTAAATTAAAATCTGCTATTATAATACCCCTTAAAGATAAAGATGAAGTTATAGGCGCTTTGAAAATATATTACATTAAGAACAATAAGATAACATATTCTGTTCGAGCACTGGCTATAGGACTTTCTCAGATTATATCCACATTAATGGAAGTTTCAAAGGTTGAAGAAATAAAGGAGATGGCAAATAAGGCGGAAATTAAAGCTCTTCAAACTAAGATTAATCCTCATTTTTTATTTAATGCACTGAATGCCATTGCTTCATCCATAAGAATTAATCCAGACAAGGCAAGAGAACTTATAATAAATTTATCAGGTTATTTGAGATTTAATATTGAATTAAATGATGAGTTTATAAATATAAAAAGAGAACTTAAACAAGTTATGGATTACGTAGAGATAGAAAAGGCTAGATTTGGAGATAAAATTAATATTATTTATGATATAGATGAGGTAGATGTTAAAATGCCAAGCCTTATAATACAGCCTTTAGTTGAAAATGCCATAATTCATGGAGTTTTAAAAGAAAAAGGTAAAGGTACTGTAAAGATAAGTGTAAAAGATGAAGGAGAAAAGGTTAAAATCTCCATAGCTGACACCGGCGTGGGCATAAGCCAGGATATAATAGATAGAGTTTATTCAGACAATATGCCAAATAACAAAATAGGACTTTACAATGTACACTCTAGGTTAAAATTAATTTATGGACAAGGACTAAATATTAAAAGGTTGGAAAAGGGCACGAAAATAGAATTTTTTATAAAGAGGTGA